The following proteins are encoded in a genomic region of Maribacter hydrothermalis:
- a CDS encoding response regulator transcription factor, which yields MAKQILVIEDEPNVAAFISQGLQESGYKVFVAYDGINGLELLKQKEIDLVVLDVILPGIDGREVAKKIRQLGYDLLPIIMLTALGATENIVKGLDAGADDYLVKPFKFKELLARIRARTRKKGSLGFTNNILLLEDLELNMDARTVKRANNEINLTSTEFRLLEYLLKNKNRVLSRIDILESVWDINFNMGTNVVDVYVNYLRNKIDKPYEKKLIHTVIGMGYIVKSD from the coding sequence ATCGCAAAACAAATTTTAGTTATAGAAGATGAGCCGAATGTGGCGGCATTTATTAGTCAAGGTTTACAAGAATCTGGCTACAAGGTATTCGTTGCTTATGATGGTATCAATGGTTTGGAATTATTGAAACAGAAAGAAATTGACTTGGTGGTTTTAGATGTAATTTTGCCTGGTATAGATGGTAGAGAAGTTGCTAAGAAAATAAGACAATTAGGATATGATTTGTTACCCATAATAATGTTGACCGCATTAGGGGCAACAGAAAATATTGTAAAAGGTTTAGATGCCGGTGCGGATGATTATTTAGTAAAGCCATTTAAATTTAAAGAGCTATTGGCGAGAATTAGGGCTAGAACAAGAAAAAAGGGTTCTTTAGGTTTTACAAACAACATCTTATTGTTGGAAGATTTAGAGTTGAATATGGATGCTAGGACGGTTAAACGGGCAAACAATGAAATTAATTTGACGTCAACAGAATTTAGATTGTTAGAATATTTACTAAAAAACAAGAATAGGGTTCTAAGCCGTATTGATATATTGGAGAGTGTATGGGATATCAATTTTAATATGGGGACTAACGTTGTGGATGTCTATGTTAATTATCTTAGAAATAAGATAGATAAACCATATGAGAAAAAACTTATACATACCGTTATTGGAATGGGATATATTGTAAAGAGTGATTAA
- a CDS encoding phosphotransferase: MIDFPVITSTLSAKELGEFVIEQYSLSKQLQCNLFRSGINHTYFLTNKEIKYVIRVYSHKWRSKREINAELKLLKLLKTNEIAISYPLKDRIVQFIQEINAPEGIRYIVLFSFAEGEKLRHMNHKTLTYIGSLMGRFHKLTMNTTIERKTYNKQSLLEQPYQKLLHFFSNKLPEMEFIKNFKESFNDSDYTHLNSGIMHMDLWYDNMSVANEKEITLFDFDFCGNGTQLLDVAYFCKQLFFIETDKSEYEIKVKRFLDGYQNIKTLSKSELDLIPVFGASIFIFYLGVQAQRFDWSNIFLTENYLKMYIGRIKSWLSYHNLSETLSVYK; encoded by the coding sequence ATGATAGATTTTCCGGTCATCACATCTACCCTATCAGCCAAAGAATTAGGTGAATTTGTTATTGAACAATATAGTCTTTCTAAACAATTACAATGCAACTTGTTTAGATCAGGCATAAACCACACCTATTTTCTAACTAACAAGGAAATAAAATATGTAATAAGAGTTTATAGCCATAAATGGAGGTCCAAGAGAGAGATTAATGCAGAATTAAAACTTCTAAAACTCTTAAAAACAAATGAAATCGCTATTTCCTATCCTTTAAAAGATCGTATTGTGCAATTTATTCAAGAAATTAACGCACCCGAGGGTATTAGGTATATAGTACTTTTTTCATTTGCCGAAGGAGAAAAACTTAGGCATATGAACCATAAAACCTTAACCTATATAGGTTCGTTAATGGGTAGGTTTCATAAATTAACTATGAATACAACAATTGAAAGAAAAACATACAATAAACAATCTTTATTAGAACAACCCTACCAGAAGCTTTTACATTTTTTCTCAAATAAATTACCAGAAATGGAGTTCATTAAAAATTTCAAAGAATCTTTTAACGACTCCGATTATACTCATTTAAATTCCGGCATTATGCATATGGATCTATGGTATGATAATATGTCGGTTGCAAATGAAAAAGAAATTACACTTTTCGATTTTGACTTTTGTGGTAATGGAACTCAGCTTTTAGATGTTGCTTACTTTTGCAAACAGCTATTTTTTATTGAAACTGACAAGAGTGAATATGAAATAAAAGTAAAAAGATTTCTTGATGGTTATCAAAATATTAAAACTTTATCAAAAAGTGAACTTGATTTAATTCCGGTTTTTGGGGCGTCTATTTTTATTTTTTACTTAGGTGTACAAGCACAACGATTTGACTGGTCAAATATATTTTTAACTGAAAACTACCTAAAAATGTATATCGGTAGAATCAAATCTTGGCTTTCCTATCATAATTTAAGCGAAACGCTTTCTGTTTATAAATAA
- a CDS encoding iron chaperone, whose amino-acid sequence MKKELNTVDKYIGSFSLDIQQKLKTVRELIKLNAPEAIESISYGMPAYKLNNKPLVYFGGFANHIGFYATPTGHQKFSKELSIYKQGKGSVQFPFNQPLPVNLITNIIIFRVSENSIK is encoded by the coding sequence ATGAAAAAAGAACTAAATACCGTAGACAAGTACATTGGTAGCTTTTCCTTGGATATTCAACAAAAGCTAAAAACAGTCCGAGAACTTATTAAATTAAATGCACCAGAAGCTATTGAAAGCATCTCATACGGAATGCCAGCATATAAATTAAATAATAAGCCGTTGGTCTATTTTGGTGGATTTGCAAATCATATTGGGTTTTATGCGACACCAACAGGGCATCAAAAGTTTAGTAAAGAACTTTCTATCTATAAACAAGGAAAAGGTTCTGTTCAATTTCCCTTTAATCAACCTTTACCGGTAAATTTGATTACAAATATTATCATTTTTAGAGTTTCAGAAAATAGCATTAAATAA
- a CDS encoding SRPBCC domain-containing protein: MEKIKIHTVIKSDIKKVWELYTDPKHIVNWNFASEDWCCPNAENNLEVGGVYNVRMEAKDKSFGFDMKGIYTEVVPFNYFEYEFAKRSVRVDFTEIEDSTKVEIVFVPETENSIDMQKAGWQSILNNFKIYVENN, translated from the coding sequence ATGGAGAAAATTAAAATACATACTGTCATAAAATCAGATATAAAAAAGGTTTGGGAACTTTATACCGACCCTAAACATATAGTAAATTGGAATTTTGCTTCTGAGGATTGGTGCTGCCCTAATGCTGAAAACAACTTAGAAGTAGGCGGGGTTTATAATGTAAGAATGGAAGCAAAAGACAAAAGTTTTGGGTTCGATATGAAAGGAATTTACACAGAAGTGGTGCCTTTTAACTATTTTGAATATGAGTTTGCAAAAAGGAGTGTACGTGTAGATTTTACAGAAATTGAGGATTCCACAAAAGTCGAAATAGTATTTGTACCAGAAACTGAAAATTCTATTGACATGCAAAAAGCTGGCTGGCAATCAATCCTTAATAACTTTAAAATTTATGTAGAAAATAATTAA
- a CDS encoding sugar kinase → MGQIITFGEVLMRISPRGNKKFIQSNIVEFYFGGTELNVGISIANFGGNVKHISAVSDDFIGDTALTYIRKFGVDTTSIIRSKRPLGVYFLEVGAVIRPSMISYNRSHSAFSEIDPPKVNWENALEDGEWMHWTGITPALSKNSFEILKEGLKLAREKGMAVSADPTYRNGLWKYGQDPKEALIELLNYSTIFIGGVNEINEVLGTEFGYGNEDFIEASKQLMIAFPSIEKVFDKIRTSLNSSWHKIRARMWNGIEFRETIDIDITHVVDRIGTGDAFAAGLIYGLQKYDDYKAMEFASAACALKHTYEGDVNFATVDEVNNILGGNITGRLVR, encoded by the coding sequence ATGGGTCAGATTATTACATTCGGCGAGGTATTAATGCGAATTTCACCTAGAGGAAATAAAAAGTTTATTCAATCTAATATTGTTGAATTTTATTTTGGAGGTACGGAGTTGAACGTAGGTATTTCTATAGCTAATTTTGGAGGAAATGTTAAACATATAAGTGCTGTTTCAGATGATTTTATAGGGGATACAGCCCTAACATACATTCGTAAATTTGGCGTTGATACTACTTCAATAATAAGGTCAAAACGCCCTTTAGGTGTATATTTTTTAGAAGTAGGCGCTGTAATAAGACCAAGTATGATTTCTTATAACCGCTCGCATTCTGCATTTTCAGAAATAGACCCACCAAAAGTAAATTGGGAGAATGCATTAGAAGATGGTGAATGGATGCATTGGACGGGTATAACACCAGCACTATCTAAAAATTCTTTCGAAATTCTTAAAGAAGGTTTAAAGCTAGCTAGAGAAAAAGGTATGGCAGTTTCTGCTGATCCAACATACAGAAATGGATTGTGGAAATATGGGCAAGACCCTAAAGAAGCATTAATTGAGCTTCTAAATTACTCCACAATTTTTATTGGCGGTGTAAATGAAATTAACGAAGTTTTAGGTACCGAATTTGGTTATGGAAATGAAGATTTTATTGAAGCAAGTAAACAATTAATGATAGCTTTCCCTTCAATCGAAAAAGTATTCGATAAAATTAGAACTTCTTTAAATTCGTCATGGCATAAAATAAGAGCTAGAATGTGGAATGGCATAGAATTTAGAGAAACAATAGATATAGATATTACCCATGTTGTTGACCGTATTGGCACTGGAGATGCTTTCGCTGCAGGATTAATTTACGGGTTACAAAAGTATGATGATTATAAGGCAATGGAATTTGCTAGCGCAGCATGTGCATTAAAACATACTTATGAAGGCGATGTAAATTTTGCAACAGTAGATGAAGTAAATAATATTCTAGGTGGTAATATTACAGGTCGTTTAGTTCGGTAA
- a CDS encoding GyrI-like domain-containing protein — MQVKHEWRKKEKSIYLPKTKPELITIPEYQFITLHGQGNPNSDYFNEHIQALYSVSYAIKMTLKKLSNTPENYKDWTVYPLEGIWDITEKEKQNFKGKINKDELVFDLMIRQPSFVNESFFNEMLELTKKKKPQKLLNKLHFKTINEGPSIQMLHIGSYNNEKESFIKMEAYAESLGLLRKSKIHKEIYLSDFRKVDEAKLKTILRFQV; from the coding sequence ATGCAAGTAAAACATGAATGGCGAAAAAAAGAAAAGTCAATTTACCTGCCTAAAACTAAACCAGAGTTGATTACCATACCAGAATATCAATTTATTACTTTACATGGCCAAGGAAATCCAAATAGCGATTATTTTAACGAACACATTCAGGCATTGTATAGTGTCTCCTACGCCATTAAAATGACGCTTAAAAAATTATCAAATACTCCTGAAAATTATAAAGACTGGACCGTTTATCCATTGGAAGGAATATGGGATATTACTGAAAAGGAAAAACAAAATTTCAAAGGCAAAATTAATAAAGATGAATTAGTTTTTGATCTAATGATACGACAACCCAGTTTTGTGAATGAGTCTTTTTTTAATGAAATGTTAGAATTGACAAAAAAGAAAAAACCGCAAAAGCTTTTAAACAAATTACACTTCAAAACAATTAATGAAGGTCCTTCTATACAAATGTTGCACATTGGTAGTTATAACAATGAAAAGGAATCATTTATAAAAATGGAAGCTTATGCTGAAAGTCTGGGTCTCCTACGTAAATCAAAAATTCATAAAGAAATATATCTTTCTGATTTTAGAAAAGTAGATGAAGCCAAATTGAAAACCATTTTGCGTTTTCAAGTGTAA
- a CDS encoding alpha/beta hydrolase → MKTKFFIMFYFWLSCISLFSQDKIKEERFLSIGGIEQWITIKGENLKNPVILFIHGGPGSTLSHYKENIFSEWSKEFTIVHWDQRGAGKTFGKNAPNEINEEFYLNNPLEVEKMTDDGIELAQHLIKYLNKRKIIIVGTSWGSILATKMVLKQPELFHAYIGHAQFVNFSNNVENAYSKVLELAEKNIDSTIIEKLITLGKPPYTKAKNYGQLFKMIKKYEKETSKEIPTSWWQIAPTYDNNKDSRDRYNGDDYSFLNFVGDQQIGIKSMVSEINFIKNGLTFHLPVIMVQGENDILTSQELNKPYFEKLRAPRKEYHMVQNAAHGFDQAVIKNLYNVILDLRVQN, encoded by the coding sequence ATGAAAACCAAATTCTTTATTATGTTTTATTTCTGGTTGAGTTGTATTTCATTGTTCAGTCAAGATAAAATTAAAGAAGAGCGCTTTTTATCTATAGGTGGAATAGAACAATGGATTACAATAAAGGGCGAAAACTTAAAAAACCCAGTAATATTATTTATTCACGGAGGACCAGGTAGTACACTAAGTCATTATAAAGAAAATATTTTTAGTGAATGGTCCAAAGAATTTACAATCGTACACTGGGATCAACGAGGTGCTGGAAAAACATTTGGTAAAAACGCCCCAAATGAAATTAATGAGGAGTTTTATTTAAATAATCCGCTAGAAGTTGAGAAAATGACCGATGATGGAATTGAACTTGCCCAACACCTTATAAAGTATCTAAATAAAAGAAAAATTATAATTGTTGGAACCTCATGGGGATCTATACTAGCTACCAAAATGGTTTTAAAACAACCCGAACTATTTCATGCTTATATTGGTCATGCCCAGTTTGTTAATTTCTCTAACAATGTAGAAAATGCCTATTCTAAAGTACTTGAATTGGCTGAAAAAAATATAGATAGTACAATAATTGAAAAGCTAATAACTTTAGGCAAACCTCCTTATACCAAAGCTAAAAATTATGGACAGTTATTTAAAATGATTAAAAAGTATGAAAAAGAGACTTCAAAAGAAATACCTACATCTTGGTGGCAAATAGCACCAACTTATGATAATAATAAAGATAGTAGAGACAGATATAATGGTGATGATTACTCCTTTCTAAATTTTGTAGGTGATCAGCAGATTGGTATTAAATCAATGGTTTCTGAAATCAACTTTATAAAAAATGGACTAACATTTCATCTACCTGTTATAATGGTTCAGGGAGAAAATGACATTCTTACCTCACAAGAGTTGAATAAACCTTATTTTGAAAAATTAAGAGCCCCTAGAAAAGAATATCATATGGTACAAAATGCAGCTCATGGTTTTGATCAAGCTGTTATAAAAAATCTATACAACGTAATACTAGATCTAAGGGTTCAAAATTAA
- a CDS encoding ThuA domain-containing protein produces the protein MKNIITLLIFCFLFSCAEKKKEVLEQPPIKLKALIIDGQNNHYVWPKTTMMMKDYLEQTNLFEVDVKRTDSVYLGIKYKKSRPEAYNYFIETYPLTDKTYPLSESPIKTSDFSINFNDYDVVISNLGAESPLWPEKTRKDFENYMKNGGGFVVIHAANNAWGDWEEFNKMIGLGAWGGRDESSGPYVYYNDAGELIEDNSEGVCGSHGLENEFQLTTRALEHPIMKGLPNKWLHTPDELYERMRGPFENATILATAFADVEKNAPPWDPTIKGLGQHVPQLMAINYGKGRVFHSTLGHFDYSMECAGFITTLQRGTEWAATGAVTQEIPKDFPTEDVTSSRNWK, from the coding sequence ATGAAAAACATTATAACATTATTAATTTTCTGTTTCTTATTCTCTTGTGCAGAGAAAAAAAAAGAAGTTTTAGAACAACCACCTATTAAATTAAAAGCATTGATAATTGATGGTCAAAACAATCATTATGTATGGCCAAAAACTACAATGATGATGAAAGATTATTTAGAACAAACTAATCTTTTTGAAGTGGATGTAAAACGTACAGATTCTGTTTATTTAGGTATTAAATACAAGAAATCTAGACCTGAAGCGTATAATTATTTTATTGAAACCTACCCGTTAACAGATAAAACATATCCACTCTCAGAAAGTCCAATAAAAACCTCTGACTTTTCTATCAATTTTAATGACTACGACGTGGTAATTTCCAATTTAGGGGCTGAATCTCCGTTATGGCCAGAAAAAACTAGAAAGGATTTTGAAAATTATATGAAAAATGGCGGTGGATTCGTTGTTATACATGCTGCCAATAACGCTTGGGGAGATTGGGAAGAATTTAATAAAATGATTGGTCTGGGTGCTTGGGGAGGCAGAGATGAAAGCTCAGGCCCCTATGTTTATTATAATGATGCTGGCGAATTAATTGAAGATAATTCAGAAGGGGTTTGCGGTTCTCATGGACTTGAAAATGAATTTCAATTAACGACAAGAGCCCTAGAACACCCAATTATGAAAGGTTTACCAAATAAATGGTTACATACGCCCGATGAATTATACGAACGTATGAGGGGACCTTTTGAAAATGCTACTATTTTGGCTACTGCTTTTGCCGATGTTGAAAAAAATGCACCACCATGGGACCCTACCATAAAAGGTCTTGGCCAACATGTACCACAACTAATGGCAATTAATTACGGAAAGGGAAGGGTTTTCCATTCTACTTTAGGCCATTTTGATTATTCGATGGAATGCGCTGGTTTTATAACAACTTTACAACGTGGTACCGAATGGGCAGCAACAGGTGCTGTAACCCAAGAAATCCCAAAAGATTTCCCTACGGAGGACGTAACGTCTTCTAGAAATTGGAAATAA
- a CDS encoding 3-methyl-2-oxobutanoate hydroxymethyltransferase, translating into MKNILFLIFCLLTISVLAQSEEEQKVKQTIVDFFSAFHAQDSIAIKNTTYSPVVLQTISLDKEGKSILKNEDFNDFLKSIISIPDSIAFQERITDFSIQIDGTMANAWTPYEFWLNNKFHHCGVNSFQLLKVESAWKIIYLIDTRRKDDCDTKTE; encoded by the coding sequence ATGAAAAATATACTGTTTTTAATCTTTTGTTTATTAACTATTTCGGTCTTGGCACAGTCTGAGGAAGAGCAAAAAGTAAAGCAAACTATTGTAGATTTTTTTAGTGCCTTTCATGCTCAAGATTCAATAGCCATAAAAAATACCACTTATTCTCCGGTAGTGTTACAAACTATTAGTTTGGATAAAGAAGGGAAATCAATCTTAAAGAATGAAGATTTTAATGATTTTTTAAAATCGATTATCAGCATACCAGATTCTATTGCCTTTCAAGAACGGATTACAGATTTTTCTATACAAATAGATGGTACAATGGCCAATGCTTGGACACCATATGAATTTTGGTTAAATAATAAATTTCATCACTGCGGGGTAAATTCTTTTCAACTATTAAAAGTTGAAAGCGCATGGAAAATTATATATCTCATTGATACCCGAAGAAAAGACGATTGTGACACAAAAACGGAATAA
- the panB gene encoding 3-methyl-2-oxobutanoate hydroxymethyltransferase codes for MSTAKKEYKRVTVKSLVDMKKNGEKISMLTAYDFSMAKIVDAAKVDVILVGDSASNVMAGHETTLPITLDQMIYHASSVIRAVERALVVVDLPFGSYQSDPKEALRSAIRIMKESGAHAVKLEGGAEIKESVKRILAAGIPVMGHLGLTPQSIYKFGTYTVRAKEEEEAEQLIEDAKLLEKLGCFGIVLEKIPARLTKSVSESLTIPTIGIGGGKYADGQVLVVHDLLGMTHEFNPRFLRRYMNLYEEMGNAISNYVSDVKSQDFPNDDEQY; via the coding sequence ATGTCTACAGCAAAGAAAGAATATAAAAGAGTTACAGTAAAATCATTAGTGGATATGAAAAAGAATGGAGAGAAAATCTCCATGCTAACTGCTTATGATTTTTCTATGGCGAAAATTGTTGATGCTGCAAAAGTTGATGTTATTTTAGTAGGTGACTCTGCTAGTAATGTTATGGCTGGTCACGAAACTACTTTACCTATTACTTTAGACCAAATGATATACCATGCCTCATCTGTTATTAGAGCTGTCGAACGAGCTTTAGTAGTCGTTGATCTACCTTTTGGAAGCTACCAAAGCGACCCAAAAGAGGCTTTACGGTCAGCAATTAGAATAATGAAAGAAAGTGGCGCCCATGCAGTAAAACTTGAAGGTGGTGCAGAAATCAAAGAATCAGTAAAAAGAATTTTAGCTGCAGGTATACCCGTAATGGGCCATTTAGGATTAACGCCACAATCTATCTATAAATTTGGCACATATACCGTTCGCGCTAAAGAAGAGGAAGAAGCAGAACAATTGATAGAAGATGCCAAATTACTAGAGAAACTAGGCTGTTTTGGTATAGTATTAGAAAAAATCCCTGCAAGATTAACCAAAAGTGTTTCTGAAAGCTTAACTATACCTACCATTGGAATTGGAGGCGGAAAATATGCAGACGGACAAGTATTAGTGGTACACGATTTATTAGGCATGACGCATGAATTTAACCCACGTTTTTTACGCCGTTATATGAATCTTTACGAAGAAATGGGAAATGCAATTTCTAATTACGTAAGTGATGTAAAAAGTCAAGATTTCCCTAATGATGACGAACAGTATTAA
- a CDS encoding RluA family pseudouridine synthase, protein MSKKEHSTVDNLQVLFEDNHLIIVNKRPGDIVQGDKTGDQPLSDTVKAFIKRKYNKPGNVYLGVVHRLDRPTSGIVVFAKTSKALPRLNKMFAEKNAKKTYWAIVKNMPSDPEKRLVHWMKRNTKQNKSYANTNEVPDSKKAILTYRVMRKLHNYYLLEIDLETGRHHQIRSQLTAIGCPIKGDLKYGFNRSNADGSIHLHARKLKLTHPVNKEPLEILAPLPNDPIWNACL, encoded by the coding sequence TTGTCAAAAAAAGAACATTCTACCGTAGATAATCTTCAAGTATTGTTTGAGGATAACCATTTAATAATTGTCAATAAACGACCTGGCGATATTGTACAAGGTGACAAAACGGGTGACCAGCCTTTGAGCGACACCGTAAAAGCTTTTATTAAAAGAAAGTACAACAAGCCTGGCAACGTGTATTTAGGGGTCGTTCATCGATTGGACCGCCCAACATCTGGTATTGTTGTATTTGCAAAAACATCCAAAGCCTTGCCAAGATTAAATAAAATGTTTGCGGAGAAAAATGCTAAAAAAACATATTGGGCCATTGTAAAAAATATGCCAAGTGATCCCGAAAAAAGACTTGTTCATTGGATGAAACGAAATACAAAGCAAAATAAATCTTATGCTAATACAAATGAAGTCCCCGATAGTAAAAAAGCAATTTTAACTTATAGAGTTATGCGAAAATTGCATAATTACTACCTTCTAGAAATAGATTTAGAAACAGGCAGGCACCATCAAATACGTTCGCAACTGACTGCAATTGGCTGTCCTATTAAAGGAGACTTAAAATACGGATTTAACAGAAGTAATGCTGATGGCAGTATTCATTTACATGCCCGAAAATTAAAACTTACACATCCTGTTAATAAAGAACCTTTAGAAATTTTGGCTCCACTACCAAATGACCCTATTTGGAATGCATGTCTTTAA
- a CDS encoding DUF4252 domain-containing protein — MIKKIVVFYILVSLSSCSSYNSIDTFYNAHKNDNQVTAVRVPQFMLSMISEISPEMQALVGNTKDLRYMQFPSATSSKTQLLNQQMNGITGNSFIEVFRKNDELKRNVVSIREKKNSVKEILIYNNDNQTGSFLYFNGDFDPAKVREMAKNEQFTKMGNHIISQFGASTPGINSQN; from the coding sequence ATGATAAAGAAAATAGTTGTCTTTTACATATTAGTATCTCTAAGCTCTTGCAGTAGCTACAACTCTATTGATACTTTTTATAACGCACATAAAAATGATAACCAGGTAACTGCGGTAAGAGTTCCACAATTTATGTTAAGCATGATTAGCGAAATTTCTCCTGAAATGCAGGCTTTGGTTGGCAACACAAAAGACCTAAGATATATGCAGTTCCCTAGTGCAACATCTAGCAAAACGCAACTTCTTAATCAACAGATGAATGGTATCACCGGAAATTCATTCATAGAGGTTTTTAGAAAAAATGACGAATTAAAGCGAAATGTAGTTTCTATTCGTGAAAAAAAGAATTCGGTAAAAGAAATATTGATTTACAATAATGATAACCAAACAGGCTCCTTTTTATATTTTAATGGTGATTTTGATCCAGCTAAGGTTCGCGAAATGGCTAAAAATGAGCAATTTACAAAAATGGGTAACCATATAATATCTCAATTTGGTGCTAGTACACCAGGTATAAATTCGCAAAACTAA
- a CDS encoding DMT family transporter: MKNNHIKHLIEINVAMLFIATSGALGRYVQLPVSVTIGIRAILAFVVLFLFCKWKGFSFKISKSDAPVIFISGLLMGIHWVAYFYALKLSNVAIGMLSIFTYPVITAFLEPILLKTKFQLVHLLLAFLVLTGIYFLSPSLDFENSYTLAISLGVFSAFAYALRNIILKKKVNKYNGSILMTYQTAIVGVLLFPFLFTIEPILIVEQWKALIALAVLTTAIGHTLFLMTFKHFNITTVSILSSVQPVYGIIIGAIFLSEIPRGTTILGGILILSSVVIESVRAKKIPKT, encoded by the coding sequence ATGAAAAACAATCATATAAAACATTTAATAGAAATAAATGTGGCTATGCTTTTTATAGCTACATCTGGAGCTTTAGGCAGGTATGTGCAATTACCTGTTTCCGTAACAATAGGCATAAGGGCTATTTTGGCATTTGTTGTCCTCTTTCTATTTTGTAAATGGAAAGGATTTTCTTTTAAAATCAGTAAAAGCGATGCTCCTGTTATATTTATTAGTGGTCTTTTAATGGGTATACATTGGGTTGCTTATTTCTATGCTTTGAAATTGTCTAATGTAGCAATAGGTATGTTATCTATTTTTACATATCCTGTCATAACGGCTTTTTTAGAACCAATTTTACTTAAAACAAAGTTTCAACTAGTTCATCTTCTTTTAGCTTTTTTAGTGCTTACCGGAATTTATTTTCTAAGCCCTTCTTTAGATTTTGAAAACTCTTACACTCTTGCAATAAGTTTAGGTGTTTTTTCGGCTTTTGCCTATGCGTTAAGAAATATTATTCTAAAAAAGAAGGTGAATAAATATAACGGATCAATTTTAATGACATACCAAACAGCTATAGTTGGGGTTTTGTTGTTTCCGTTTTTATTTACGATAGAGCCAATTTTAATAGTAGAACAGTGGAAGGCCTTAATAGCATTAGCAGTTTTAACTACGGCAATTGGCCATACGTTATTTTTAATGACATTTAAACATTTTAATATAACAACGGTTAGTATACTTAGTAGCGTACAACCAGTCTACGGAATTATAATTGGAGCAATATTTCTTTCCGAAATCCCCAGAGGGACAACAATTTTAGGTGGAATTTTAATATTAAGTTCCGTAGTAATAGAAAGCGTCAGAGCTAAAAAAATACCGAAAACTTAA